The sequence ACGATAACGCAGTCGCAGAATCAACGTTTAAAACATTCAAGGTTGAGTTTATTTACCAACATAAATTTACAACACTATATGAACTCGAATATAAGTTAAATGATTATGTCCATTGGTTTAACAACTTGAAATTCCATGGATCATTGGAGTATCAAAGCCCTATTCAATATCGATTACAGGACTCCATATAAAAATTGTTTAAAAAAGGGTTGCCATTCCATTGTCTAATATAGACAAATGCGAAATCAAATTATAGTTTTGAAAGACAAAGCCAAAAATACTATTGCGGTAAGCATCCCAGTCTTGATCTTTATATTCTTTTGTTGATTTATTGTCAATCAAGACATCACCACTACTGTATCTATCTAATCCACCGATAATATTTAACAAGGTTGTTTTTCCACACCCACTTGGTCCTAAGATGGATACAAATTCATTTTAACGAAACTTTAAATCAATACCTTTTAACGCTGGAACAACTTGGTTCCCAATATAATAATTCTTTTTAATATCTTTTAATTCTAGCATGTTATGCCTCCTAATATAATCTAAACTATCTTTAGCATATGCTTCTTATATGAACTCAATATGAACTAAAGAAAAAAGAATGTGGTGTCACCAATCATTATTTTACAGACTTTTTATGATCTCTATAAGACATTAAAAAACGCCTCAATGAGGCGTTTATTTATTCAAATTGTTTGTTTTTTGTACGTTGATAGCGTTTTAATTCATATATAACTTTTAATGTGAAATACCCGGCAAATTCAATGATATATACGGCTAAGTTTGGCAATGCTGAATTCAATAACAAATGAATCGATAACCCAATATAAACGATATAAGCAAAGCGCTGTAAAGTTTTCCAATTTTGATATGTCATTTTTTTACGAATCACTCTGAATGATGTGATGAACAACGGAATCATTATCGAATAAGCAATGATCCCTAAAATAGGAATTGTAATATCACCATTCAAATATTTTATTAACTGGTATAAGGCATGCGGTGTAATCGCAATAAATCCTAAAATAGAATATTCCATACGGACCTTCATTAACTTTATGCGGAGTGTCGACTTATGTTTTAAAGCCCCGGTTAACATCACAACATAAAAGATGCCGAACCCAAGACCACCGAGCCTGATTGGTGTAAACAAGGTTGCTTCAATTTGCCAAAAGGCAAGGATACTAAGCAATGTCATCCCGATATATAATAACTGACTGTGTTTGCGAATACCATCATTAAAGGATATCGCCAGTATGATGAGAAGTATCGCAACAATTAAGGAAATCATTGACAATCACCTTTTGGATTAACCAATTTTAACTGTTGCGTGACAAACGCAGTTTGTTTGGTTTGATTTAACCGATGAAATGCTAAATGATGGTTTAAAATCGCATATTTTAGAATCGTACTTAAAATCGTTTCTGGATACATCGGATCATACGGCATATCATTTGTCGCACAATACTGTTCAAAAAGCGCTTCTAGTTTTGCTTTCATGACTTGAATATAATTCATCTGTTTCGATAAACGTCCTTGAAGTGATTCTTGAATAATCATCCGCACAAGATCAATATGGGTTGAGACAATCGTGAGGCGGTGATGTAACACCTTATGTAAAAAAGCATCTAATGTCATATTATAATCAATGACAGTCCCATCCGATAGTTCATGACCGAGTGTGTATTTAATCATTTCTTCAAACAGGTTTTGTTTTGATCCAAACTTACGGAATAATGTCATTTCCGCAACGCCTGCTGCATCAGCAATCGCTTTGGTAGATGACCCTAAATATCCATGTTTGGTAAAAACTTTTGAACTTGCTTGTAATAGTTTTTCAACAGTGTCCATATAAACCCTCCTTAGTCACTCGCCAGTGTTTTGGCTTGATTGCCCATAACGGCAATTAAAGCCGGTAACACGACAAGTGCACTGATTAATGCCAGTGCTAAATTAATTACCGTCATTATACCAAAGTTTGATAAGATTTGAAAGTCCGAAAAGATTAATGCACTGAATCCACCCATTGTTGTTAAGGCAGACACAATAATCGGTTTCCCCATTAACCCTACCGAATCAACAATACTTTCTTGATGCGATTGACTTCTTTTTAGTTCATAATAACGCATTAAGATTAAAATCGTAAATTCAGTACCAATTCCAATAATCAATGCGCCTAGAGTCGAGGTAAGCGGTGTATAATCAAATCCAAAGAGATACATAATACCACCACTCCATCCAACAATAAAGATAATTGGTAATACCGCAATTAACGCTTTAAATAAATTACGATAAATAAGGAGTAACGCAACAAACACTAAGCCGATACCAATTAAAGTCATCATTAACCGATCACTTGTCATCGCTTCAAGCATAGCTTGATCAACAACGCTTTGTCCTGTGACAGTAACGGTTGTTGATAATTCTAGTGACAAAATTGTGTCTTCTAACGCTGTTAAAAACATCGCAAATGCGTCATCATCCATATCGCTTAATGCAATATTAATAATCCCTTGATTGGTTTCGGTCGATAACAACATTTTTAGTTGGTCCTGTGGTAACTGTTCTAAATAGGTATCTAAGGTTGTGTCATCCCAACTATTACTCGATACTTGATCGAGTAATAGTGTGACAGACCCAATCATTTCAATATCATTTGGATACTCACTTTGGACAGCCTTAGTTAAGGCATCAATTTCACTTAACGTATCATATGAAGAGATATCGCTACTTTCATAAAGAATGACAATTCGGTCGGTTGACCCAACAATGTCCCGTAATTCATGAATATCAGTTAACGCTTCACTGTCTTGAGGCATAAATGTTTCAAAGTCGGTTTCAACACCAACGTCTTGATCAACATAGAAGCCAGCCGCTGTAAGTAATACGGCTACAACTAAAATAACATATTTCCCTTTGAGGATACCCCGGGCAAATTTTCTTAATATTTTTGTATACACCGAGGGCTTTACTGTTTTCTTTTGTGGTACATCATCATGTAATTTAGTCCGTAAAGTTAAAAAGGGTAGTAAGATAAAAAGGGCCATAACAAACGCAACAGCAATTCCAATCGCTAGCATCATGCCAAAATCTTGAATCATTGGTACCTTTGATGTAAATAAACTAAGTAAGCCCAAAGAAGTTGCTATTAATGAGGTTAACACCGCTGGTGTTAACTGTTTTATTGTTGTTTTTAATCCGTTATTCATCGGTATTACCTCCAAGCTGTTCTTCTGTGTAACGGTTGTGAAACTGAATACTATAATCAATGCCTAGCCCGATTAAAACAGGAAAAACAGCCATACTTACCATCGTTAATGGTATTGTGAACAGTCCCATCAGTCCAATCGTTGCGACAACAGCTAGTAATACCACAACAAGTGGCAACAGTCTTGCTGGAACAGGGAATAAGACAAGTAAAATAACAATCATAATCATGACCGCTGTCATCATCATGACTTGCATACTTTCCATCATCGAACTTTGGATATCAAAATCTAATACAGGTTTTCCTGATATTAACGCCTCTTCATACATTGAGTCAGAAAGCGACTGATCAATTGTGTTTAATAAGGTTTCAATCTGATCATTGCTAACATCTTCTGTTAATGTCACACTCATATAAAGATGGGTATCATCAATTAAGAAAGGTTCTATCATTGGATTAAGTGTACCATTGGGATAAACAATTTGTTCTAAGGTACTTGCGGATGTGGGAAAGGAGCCTTCAAACATATTAAAGTTTGCCGCAAGGGTTGATAATGTTTGTCCCATCGTTTCTAAATTTGTTGATAAATTGCTCATGTTTTGTTCAACCGTATCCATTGCTGTAAACAATGTCGTCATCTGTATCATAATACCATCTAATGCAACCGCTGTATTTTCAGTACCATCTTTGATATTGGTATCAATGGTAATCATTTGATCATAAAGCGTATTAATGTTGGTTAGAATCGTTACGGTTTGTGTGATACTTTGAATAAGGTCACTATCTGTATTCACATCAAGTGTCGCTTTATAATCTTCAAGTCGTGTGATTTCATCCGTTACAACAACTTTCATGTCAGTCATGACTGTCACTTGGTTGTCAGCGGCAGTACTTAAT is a genomic window of Candidatus Izemoplasma sp. containing:
- a CDS encoding IS3 family transposase produces the protein DNAVAESTFKTFKVEFIYQHKFTTLYELEYKLNDYVHWFNNLKFHGSLEYQSPIQYRLQDSI
- a CDS encoding ATP-binding cassette domain-containing protein is translated as MLGPSGCGKTTLLNIIGGLDRYSSGDVLIDNKSTKEYKDQDWDAYRNSIFGFVFQNYNLISHLSILDNGMATLF
- a CDS encoding TetR/AcrR family transcriptional regulator, whose product is MDTVEKLLQASSKVFTKHGYLGSSTKAIADAAGVAEMTLFRKFGSKQNLFEEMIKYTLGHELSDGTVIDYNMTLDAFLHKVLHHRLTIVSTHIDLVRMIIQESLQGRLSKQMNYIQVMKAKLEALFEQYCATNDMPYDPMYPETILSTILKYAILNHHLAFHRLNQTKQTAFVTQQLKLVNPKGDCQ
- a CDS encoding MMPL family transporter; the encoded protein is MNNGLKTTIKQLTPAVLTSLIATSLGLLSLFTSKVPMIQDFGMMLAIGIAVAFVMALFILLPFLTLRTKLHDDVPQKKTVKPSVYTKILRKFARGILKGKYVILVVAVLLTAAGFYVDQDVGVETDFETFMPQDSEALTDIHELRDIVGSTDRIVILYESSDISSYDTLSEIDALTKAVQSEYPNDIEMIGSVTLLLDQVSSNSWDDTTLDTYLEQLPQDQLKMLLSTETNQGIINIALSDMDDDAFAMFLTALEDTILSLELSTTVTVTGQSVVDQAMLEAMTSDRLMMTLIGIGLVFVALLLIYRNLFKALIAVLPIIFIVGWSGGIMYLFGFDYTPLTSTLGALIIGIGTEFTILILMRYYELKRSQSHQESIVDSVGLMGKPIIVSALTTMGGFSALIFSDFQILSNFGIMTVINLALALISALVVLPALIAVMGNQAKTLASD
- a CDS encoding MMPL family transporter, encoding MRKLLHILIARWPVKVLGLMVILIGGLAFFVSDITLSTGNDTLIETDTLTYEDNLRYQETFGSDPVMIVFTNDSQVALLEHESLSVLNTLTNDIKDLDGVFHVSGPIGVIDYGVTQSETQYLNGLESLSSGLLQMSEMIDSLSLLPEDVDPETLQTTFQTLKTAQEELSTAADNQVTVMTDMKVVVTDEITRLEDYKATLDVNTDSDLIQSITQTVTILTNINTLYDQMITIDTNIKDGTENTAVALDGIMIQMTTLFTAMDTVEQNMSNLSTNLETMGQTLSTLAANFNMFEGSFPTSASTLEQIVYPNGTLNPMIEPFLIDDTHLYMSVTLTEDVSNDQIETLLNTIDQSLSDSMYEEALISGKPVLDFDIQSSMMESMQVMMMTAVMIMIVILLVLFPVPARLLPLVVVLLAVVATIGLMGLFTIPLTMVSMAVFPVLIGLGIDYSIQFHNRYTEEQLGGNTDE